In one window of Methanolobus mangrovi DNA:
- the argC gene encoding N-acetyl-gamma-glutamyl-phosphate reductase: MYKIYVDGQHGTTGLLVNERLAKHPQVEILEIPYEERHNRELRTKLLNEADLVFLCLPDEAVEDTVGLITNPDTKIIDASTANRINEAWAYGLPELSAGHREKIVGASRLSNPGCHATASIVALYPLVEEGIISRDTMVPLFSITGYTGGGKQMIQTYETTEERAYKAPRQYALGLTHKHVPEIMVHSGLNVKPILMPVVSNFPRGLAATLPLSVKDLGSSVTKNDLYELYQEYYKDSIFIRVHKADEADDLVDNAFDVQGSNDTNYLDLYIYGNEDQIQVISRLDNLGKGASGAAIQNMNIMLGMDETTGLL; this comes from the coding sequence ATGTACAAGATATACGTAGATGGTCAACACGGAACGACCGGCTTACTGGTAAATGAACGCCTGGCAAAACATCCACAGGTTGAGATCCTTGAGATTCCATATGAGGAGCGTCACAACAGGGAATTGAGGACAAAACTGCTCAACGAGGCGGACCTGGTATTCCTGTGCCTGCCGGATGAAGCGGTCGAGGATACGGTGGGTCTGATCACCAATCCGGATACAAAGATCATCGATGCATCCACTGCGAATCGTATAAATGAAGCATGGGCTTACGGATTGCCTGAACTTTCTGCCGGACACAGGGAGAAGATTGTTGGAGCAAGCAGGTTATCCAATCCGGGCTGTCATGCCACGGCTTCCATTGTAGCTCTTTATCCGCTGGTGGAGGAAGGTATCATCTCCAGAGATACAATGGTTCCATTGTTCTCGATCACCGGATATACCGGTGGCGGAAAACAGATGATACAAACATATGAGACCACAGAAGAGAGAGCCTACAAAGCTCCGAGGCAGTATGCTCTTGGCCTGACCCATAAGCATGTGCCTGAGATTATGGTCCATTCGGGCCTGAATGTGAAACCAATTCTTATGCCAGTGGTTTCTAATTTCCCAAGAGGACTTGCAGCAACATTACCTTTGTCTGTTAAGGATCTGGGAAGTTCCGTTACAAAGAACGACCTGTATGAGCTTTATCAGGAATACTACAAGGATTCCATTTTCATCCGCGTTCATAAAGCGGATGAGGCGGATGATCTGGTGGACAATGCCTTTGATGTGCAGGGGAGCAATGATACCAACTATCTTGACCTCTACATTTACGGCAACGAGGACCAGATACAGGTGATCTCCCGTCTGGACAATCTCGGGAAAGGTGCATCAGGTGCAGCCATACAGAACATGAACATCATGCTTGGCATGGATGAAACAACCGGTCTCCTGTGA
- the proB gene encoding glutamate 5-kinase: MNDRKELFKDVTRIVVKIGTSSINTEDGKLNRQFMDNMAAQVAELHEMGKKVILVSSGAIGIGIDILDFDSRPKEIPVRQACAAVGQGVLMQEWSNSFAKHNLKVAQILLTYESFSNRLTYLNLRNSISTLLSYGVIPIINENDTTSVNEIEATFGDNDKLSAMVASKTEADLLIILSDIDGLYDKNPKRNHDARLLSLVEEITPEVESYGGNPTSMKGVGGMRTKIEAAKICHMSGCYLIITNSAIENVVTKVLGGDNIGTLFLANQDVHKNRIRWILLSKSCGSIEVDAGARDAILNSMSLLPSGVVSVDRDFDRGEIVEIVCEGHVFAKGITDYTSEELEKVKGQHTDMIADILGYKNYNHVIKKENIGIC, encoded by the coding sequence TTGAACGACAGGAAAGAGCTCTTTAAAGATGTGACAAGGATAGTTGTAAAAATAGGCACATCATCCATCAACACCGAAGACGGTAAGCTGAACCGTCAGTTCATGGACAATATGGCTGCACAGGTTGCTGAACTGCACGAAATGGGTAAAAAGGTCATCCTTGTAAGCTCAGGTGCCATCGGCATAGGGATAGACATACTGGACTTTGACAGCAGACCAAAGGAAATACCTGTCAGGCAGGCATGTGCCGCAGTGGGTCAGGGTGTGCTCATGCAGGAATGGAGCAATTCCTTTGCAAAACATAACCTGAAAGTAGCCCAGATACTCCTCACTTATGAATCATTCTCAAACCGACTGACCTATCTCAACCTCAGGAACAGCATATCTACCCTCCTGAGCTATGGTGTTATACCAATCATCAACGAGAATGACACTACATCTGTTAACGAGATAGAAGCAACGTTCGGTGATAACGATAAACTTTCCGCAATGGTTGCCAGCAAGACAGAGGCCGACCTTCTCATCATTCTTTCCGACATTGATGGCCTTTATGACAAGAACCCAAAGCGAAACCATGATGCAAGACTCTTGAGCCTTGTGGAAGAGATCACACCTGAAGTCGAAAGTTACGGCGGGAATCCTACAAGCATGAAAGGTGTAGGCGGCATGAGAACCAAGATAGAGGCTGCAAAGATATGCCACATGTCAGGATGTTACCTTATCATCACTAACAGTGCTATCGAGAACGTTGTGACGAAAGTACTTGGTGGTGACAATATCGGAACACTTTTCCTCGCTAACCAGGATGTTCATAAGAACAGGATACGCTGGATACTGCTATCAAAATCATGTGGCTCCATCGAAGTCGATGCCGGTGCCAGGGACGCAATACTCAACAGCATGAGCCTGCTACCATCTGGAGTTGTATCCGTTGACAGAGACTTTGACAGGGGAGAAATTGTTGAGATAGTATGCGAAGGACATGTCTTTGCAAAAGGAATCACAGACTACACATCCGAAGAACTGGAAAAGGTCAAAGGCCAGCACACCGACATGATAGCTGACATACTTGGCTACAAGAACTACAACCATGTCATAAAAAAAGAGAATATCGGAATTTGCTGA
- a CDS encoding DNA-3-methyladenine glycosylase family protein has translation MNSTSDMYTLFSENFNLDYTLDCGQVFRWNYIDEWWTGVVNGHVARLQQDGKSGEVLVDSKLPKSFFENYFRFDDDLDAILNEVNKDEFMDEAIRKYMGLRLIRQEPWECLISYMLATAWSIPNIKRAISMMCSSYGEEIEEGYYSFPEPHSLVHACDDDLRGCKLGFRAGRVIKAARHVEEGNLVLDEIFNLDYNAAKQKLMFLEGIGEKVADCILLFAFEKMEAFPVDTHVEKVVKTVYGHHDFFKGNATKSKIGNWGRMYFGHYCGYAQQYFFYQKRLEGV, from the coding sequence TTGAACTCAACTTCTGACATGTATACTCTTTTCTCAGAGAACTTCAATCTGGACTACACCCTTGACTGTGGTCAGGTATTCCGGTGGAATTACATCGATGAATGGTGGACCGGGGTTGTGAATGGTCATGTTGCACGCTTGCAGCAGGACGGTAAAAGCGGTGAGGTTCTGGTGGATTCGAAGCTGCCAAAGAGTTTTTTTGAGAATTATTTCCGTTTTGATGATGATCTTGATGCTATCCTGAATGAGGTCAACAAGGATGAATTCATGGATGAAGCCATAAGAAAATACATGGGATTGCGCCTTATCAGGCAGGAACCCTGGGAATGCTTGATATCCTATATGCTTGCAACTGCCTGGAGTATTCCAAACATCAAAAGGGCTATTTCCATGATGTGCAGCAGCTACGGGGAAGAGATTGAGGAAGGTTACTACAGTTTTCCAGAGCCACATTCACTTGTTCATGCCTGTGATGATGACCTGCGTGGCTGTAAGCTTGGTTTCAGGGCAGGCCGTGTTATTAAGGCTGCAAGGCATGTGGAAGAAGGAAATCTTGTACTTGACGAGATCTTCAATCTGGATTACAATGCTGCAAAACAGAAACTGATGTTCCTTGAAGGCATCGGGGAGAAGGTTGCTGACTGCATACTTCTATTTGCATTTGAAAAAATGGAAGCTTTCCCTGTGGATACGCATGTTGAGAAAGTCGTGAAGACTGTCTACGGTCACCATGATTTCTTTAAAGGGAATGCTACCAAGAGTAAGATCGGTAACTGGGGTCGTATGTATTTCGGACATTACTGCGGCTATGCACAGCAGTATTTCTTCTATCAGAAAAGGCTTGAAGGGGTCTAG
- a CDS encoding sulfite exporter TauE/SafE family protein yields the protein MDPIFVAVIIFFLAIIFSMLGLGGSLVYVPLFYWLGIDMLVAIPTALLLNGITSSSAAITYYRKKMIDLHMAAPFVLASTVGAPIGAYFTKFVSVGTLLWILSVVLVLAGARMLLSGNKDTEANNESVGGKKRFIIGICLGFVIGVFAGLLGLGGGVFIVPVLIALGYETKRASATSAFIVLFSSFSGFFGHLGTGHLDLTLMAYTALAAFIGGQVGSHLMHSKMKSKTIKQMFGVVLWIMAVKIVSGLM from the coding sequence ATGGACCCAATCTTTGTTGCAGTTATAATCTTTTTCCTGGCTATCATATTCTCAATGCTGGGTCTTGGTGGTTCTCTGGTATATGTGCCATTGTTCTATTGGCTGGGTATCGATATGCTGGTAGCCATCCCCACAGCATTGCTACTTAATGGTATAACGTCAAGCTCAGCAGCGATCACATACTACAGGAAAAAAATGATCGATCTGCATATGGCAGCTCCGTTTGTATTGGCTTCTACCGTTGGTGCTCCTATTGGTGCTTATTTCACAAAGTTTGTCTCTGTTGGAACACTGCTGTGGATACTCAGCGTTGTGTTGGTACTTGCGGGAGCACGGATGTTGTTGTCTGGAAATAAGGACACAGAGGCTAATAATGAGTCTGTAGGCGGGAAAAAGAGATTCATAATAGGCATATGTCTTGGATTTGTGATCGGTGTTTTCGCCGGACTTCTCGGACTAGGTGGCGGTGTGTTTATCGTACCTGTTTTGATCGCACTGGGCTATGAGACAAAACGTGCTTCAGCCACTTCGGCTTTTATCGTGTTGTTCTCTTCATTCTCAGGATTCTTCGGTCATCTGGGTACAGGACATCTGGATTTGACACTTATGGCTTACACAGCTCTGGCTGCATTCATTGGAGGGCAGGTAGGTTCACACCTGATGCACAGTAAAATGAAATCAAAGACTATCAAGCAGATGTTTGGTGTGGTCCTGTGGATAATGGCTGTGAAAATAGTATCAGGATTGATGTGA
- the arsB gene encoding ACR3 family arsenite efflux transporter has protein sequence MATKACITKQPQGLAFFEKYLPVWVILCIIGGILLGRFAPGIALYLDSLSIYVNEAPVVSIPIAICLFFMMYPIMVKIDFGEVLKAGQNIKPVGLTLFINWAIKPFTMYLISIFFLGTLFLGFIGPEATDLVKMPFGLDLPVGASYGEGTVVLQDGVKMLEVPLWRSYLAGCILLGIAPCTAMVLVWGYLARGNDCHTLVMVAINSLTMLFLYGPLGGFLLGVGKLPVPWQALALSIGIYVALPLAAGYVSRKLIIRTKGEEWFKTSFVHLLTPVTITALLITLVLLFSFKGEVILSQPLTILWIAVPLFIQTVFIFTLGYVLAKLLKLSYQDAAPSAMIGASNHFEVAIATSTILFGLSSGAALATVVGVLIEVPVMLMLVRICLRTEGWFS, from the coding sequence ATGGCAACAAAAGCATGTATTACAAAGCAGCCGCAGGGTCTTGCTTTCTTTGAGAAATATCTTCCTGTATGGGTAATTCTCTGTATCATCGGTGGAATCCTGCTTGGAAGGTTTGCACCGGGCATTGCACTTTATCTTGACAGCCTGTCAATTTATGTTAATGAAGCACCTGTGGTTTCAATTCCGATTGCTATCTGTCTGTTCTTCATGATGTATCCTATCATGGTGAAGATCGATTTCGGTGAAGTGCTCAAGGCCGGACAGAACATAAAACCTGTAGGGCTTACACTGTTCATCAACTGGGCTATCAAGCCGTTCACCATGTACCTGATATCCATTTTCTTCCTGGGTACTCTGTTTCTCGGATTCATTGGACCGGAAGCAACAGACCTTGTGAAGATGCCTTTTGGACTAGACCTTCCCGTAGGTGCGAGTTATGGTGAAGGAACCGTTGTTCTTCAGGATGGTGTCAAGATGCTGGAGGTCCCATTGTGGAGAAGTTACCTTGCAGGTTGTATCCTTCTGGGAATTGCTCCATGTACTGCAATGGTGCTTGTATGGGGATATCTTGCACGTGGAAATGACTGCCATACGCTTGTGATGGTTGCGATAAACTCCCTGACGATGCTTTTCCTCTATGGTCCTCTCGGAGGTTTCCTGCTTGGAGTTGGAAAACTTCCTGTTCCGTGGCAGGCACTGGCCCTGTCAATCGGTATATATGTGGCACTTCCACTGGCTGCGGGTTATGTTTCCAGGAAACTGATAATCCGGACAAAGGGTGAGGAATGGTTCAAGACAAGTTTTGTCCATTTGCTGACACCGGTCACGATCACGGCTCTTCTCATCACACTGGTCCTGCTGTTCAGTTTCAAGGGTGAGGTCATACTGTCACAGCCGCTGACAATTCTGTGGATAGCAGTTCCGCTTTTCATTCAGACGGTGTTCATCTTCACACTTGGATATGTTCTTGCAAAGCTCCTTAAATTGAGCTATCAGGATGCTGCTCCCTCTGCAATGATCGGGGCATCGAACCATTTTGAGGTGGCTATCGCCACGTCTACCATACTGTTCGGACTTTCATCCGGTGCTGCTCTTGCAACTGTTGTGGGAGTTCTTATAGAAGTGCCTGTGATGCTCATGCTTGTCAGGATATGTCTGAGGACAGAGGGATGGTTCAGTTGA
- a CDS encoding CBS domain-containing protein gives MDVKDVMNPNVVTCSLDTPIREVAQLMKQKSVSGIPVVDEGKVVGIVSEGDILKLLTVPEHGGLWLPSPFEVIEVPIRELLNWEETKNMLEDVGSKPIREIMTKSVYAIGPDASIEDAAAVITKHKINRLPVVYEDGTLVGIITRGDIIYGLGQL, from the coding sequence ATGGACGTAAAAGATGTAATGAACCCGAACGTTGTTACCTGCTCTCTGGATACTCCGATAAGAGAGGTAGCACAACTCATGAAACAGAAAAGTGTCAGTGGTATTCCTGTTGTGGATGAGGGCAAGGTAGTCGGTATTGTATCCGAGGGAGATATCCTGAAGTTGCTGACAGTTCCAGAACATGGCGGACTCTGGTTGCCAAGTCCGTTCGAGGTTATTGAAGTTCCTATCCGCGAGCTGCTCAACTGGGAAGAAACCAAGAACATGCTTGAGGATGTGGGTTCAAAACCAATCAGGGAAATAATGACAAAAAGCGTTTACGCAATAGGTCCTGATGCCTCCATCGAGGATGCAGCTGCAGTTATCACTAAACACAAGATAAACCGCCTTCCTGTAGTGTATGAGGACGGTACACTTGTAGGTATAATCACACGCGGGGACATCATTTACGGTCTTGGACAATTGTAA
- the argJ gene encoding bifunctional ornithine acetyltransferase/N-acetylglutamate synthase → MKFIEGGICAVKGVRAGGIKPGKMGIAVIQAEGNAAGAYTRNKVIAAPLVVTREHINGTGRLAGVIVNSGNANAFTGVQGLADARIMASALASKLGVDEELIGVASTGVVGRKLDTGWITSHLAEALDSMGEDADASMKAARAIMTTDTVPKEIAIEMDCGIRIAGIAKGSGMIEPNMGTMLSFVYTDADVPSEMLQSCLTASVDKSFNMIVVDGDTSTNDMVLVTATGQSGIHPEISDLQAGLDLVLTELAKMIAIDGEGATKLIESKVTGAATAEDARLVAKAIVRSPLVKSAIFGQDPNWGRIVVAAGYSGADMDQTKISLSFSASTEVVELVKDGKVVRNDEEALSQLKSIMSQDEVVIITDLGMGHEGATAWGCDLTYDYVRINAEYTT, encoded by the coding sequence ATGAAATTCATTGAAGGCGGTATCTGTGCTGTAAAAGGCGTGCGTGCCGGTGGCATTAAACCCGGAAAGATGGGAATTGCAGTCATACAGGCAGAAGGAAACGCTGCCGGAGCCTATACCAGGAACAAGGTCATTGCAGCTCCACTGGTAGTTACCAGGGAACATATCAACGGAACCGGAAGGCTTGCCGGGGTTATCGTTAACAGCGGCAATGCAAATGCTTTCACAGGTGTGCAGGGTCTTGCTGATGCAAGAATAATGGCATCTGCGCTTGCATCAAAATTAGGAGTTGACGAGGAACTGATAGGTGTTGCTTCCACAGGTGTTGTCGGACGCAAACTTGACACCGGATGGATAACTTCCCATCTTGCCGAGGCTCTGGATTCCATGGGTGAGGATGCCGATGCCAGCATGAAGGCAGCACGTGCCATCATGACCACTGACACCGTTCCCAAGGAGATAGCCATCGAGATGGACTGTGGCATCCGCATAGCAGGAATCGCCAAGGGTTCAGGTATGATAGAACCTAATATGGGCACCATGCTTTCCTTTGTGTACACCGATGCAGACGTCCCTTCAGAGATGTTACAGTCATGCCTTACCGCTTCAGTGGACAAGAGTTTCAACATGATAGTGGTTGATGGTGACACAAGCACCAACGACATGGTTCTGGTAACAGCTACCGGTCAGTCCGGCATCCATCCGGAAATCTCCGACCTACAGGCTGGTCTTGATCTGGTTCTTACCGAACTTGCAAAGATGATAGCCATTGACGGCGAAGGTGCCACCAAGTTAATCGAATCCAAAGTCACCGGTGCAGCCACAGCAGAGGATGCCCGTCTTGTAGCCAAAGCGATAGTCCGCTCCCCTCTTGTCAAGTCCGCCATCTTCGGTCAGGATCCTAACTGGGGCCGTATCGTAGTAGCAGCCGGATATTCAGGTGCTGACATGGACCAGACAAAGATATCCCTGTCCTTCTCTGCCAGTACCGAGGTCGTGGAACTGGTAAAAGACGGCAAAGTGGTCCGAAACGACGAGGAAGCATTGTCACAGCTAAAGTCCATCATGTCTCAGGATGAGGTAGTCATCATAACCGATCTCGGCATGGGACATGAGGGTGCCACTGCATGGGGTTGTGACCTGACATACGATTATGTCAGGATCAATGCTGAGTATACAACCTGA
- the cca gene encoding CCA tRNA nucleotidyltransferase → MTLEEQVLERIKPSPEEKKKLEEIASELLQKVSDAAKLLGINGITPKLVGSAARNTWISGTHDLDVFIAFPESTSREELENNGLLIAREVAKEGQNIEERYAEHPYLNIEYKGFDVDLVPCFAVDSASNIKSAVDRTPFHNEFIKMSIPGREDDVLIMKQFMKGTGTYGSELRTQGFSGYLTEILIIHYGSFRNTIRNVCNWKPGLTIDMLEHGILKHDDPLVVIDPTDPKRNVAAALSPNQFAKFIDVCRSYTEKPSEEFFFPREKEPMQKEEIIDMMNSRGSSFIAIVFEAPDLVDDILYPQLDKMEHSVRALLADYDFQILNSGYWAKEDAVILVELISSELPAVKKHMGPPVWVNEHARGFKQKYENSDELFSMYIEEGFYVADIRRKFPTAKELLVERMRSCSLGKHLSKAVADGFTIIEGADITTIEDPDFRRFLRKWEQGK, encoded by the coding sequence ATGACACTGGAAGAACAGGTTCTTGAAAGGATTAAACCCAGTCCTGAAGAAAAGAAAAAACTTGAAGAGATAGCTTCAGAGCTGCTTCAAAAGGTAAGTGATGCAGCAAAACTTCTTGGAATCAACGGTATCACGCCCAAACTTGTCGGTTCTGCTGCAAGGAACACATGGATATCCGGCACCCACGACCTTGACGTTTTTATCGCATTTCCCGAGAGCACCAGCCGTGAAGAACTGGAAAACAACGGACTCCTCATTGCCAGGGAAGTTGCAAAGGAAGGACAGAATATTGAGGAACGCTATGCAGAACATCCCTATCTTAACATTGAGTACAAAGGATTCGATGTTGACCTCGTACCATGTTTTGCCGTAGACTCCGCATCCAATATCAAATCTGCAGTTGACAGGACACCTTTCCACAACGAATTTATCAAAATGAGCATTCCAGGCCGTGAAGATGATGTACTTATCATGAAACAATTCATGAAAGGCACTGGCACCTATGGTTCCGAACTCCGGACACAGGGGTTCTCAGGTTATCTTACAGAAATTCTTATCATACACTACGGTTCGTTCCGGAACACGATCCGAAATGTCTGCAACTGGAAACCAGGACTTACCATCGACATGCTGGAACATGGAATCCTCAAGCATGATGATCCACTTGTTGTCATCGACCCAACTGATCCAAAAAGAAATGTTGCCGCTGCACTTTCCCCTAACCAGTTTGCAAAGTTCATCGATGTATGCAGATCATATACAGAAAAGCCTTCTGAAGAGTTTTTCTTCCCCAGGGAAAAAGAACCTATGCAGAAAGAAGAGATCATCGACATGATGAACTCAAGAGGAAGTTCCTTCATTGCCATAGTTTTTGAGGCTCCTGACCTTGTAGACGACATCCTGTATCCACAGCTGGACAAGATGGAACATTCGGTCCGTGCTTTGCTCGCGGATTATGACTTCCAGATACTGAATTCCGGATACTGGGCAAAAGAAGATGCTGTTATTCTGGTAGAACTCATTTCATCCGAACTTCCTGCAGTTAAAAAACATATGGGACCACCTGTATGGGTAAATGAACACGCAAGGGGCTTCAAACAAAAATATGAGAATTCCGATGAACTATTCTCAATGTATATCGAGGAGGGATTCTACGTTGCCGACATCAGACGAAAGTTTCCAACTGCAAAAGAACTTCTGGTTGAGAGAATGAGAAGTTGTTCACTTGGGAAGCATCTCTCAAAAGCAGTTGCAGATGGTTTTACAATTATTGAAGGTGCCGACATAACAACAATCGAGGACCCCGATTTCAGGAGATTCCTGAGAAAATGGGAGCAGGGGAAGTAA
- a CDS encoding ADP-dependent glucokinase/phosphofructokinase yields the protein MNILCAYNANIDSIVHIDCEELSRMLGGNTDIQAKLENPPGSISSKSDFFAGLLLCMRDGTGAEWLIHDAEVFEWLRLTFFNDSLMRMGGNMGIMANVLSELGASKVVPNVASLSKLQASFFSHKAIFHPYNGKLYSSREIGNILPAGNNRPELIHFVFDFKKDDIVRFSGETISVPRENRFIATYDPLNFQLYIDEHFRDYSLKHAGEMDGAIVSGFHMLQEDGSGKYGYEERLDMALEQLQSWKQVRENLHIHVEFGHFSSGKIASYAFSILSSIVDRIGMNEDELAMLASINGMDPKPILAMDSVAIVEAAIRLCGDFGLCRMLVHTREFVVSVSCRKEDDPEMIIEAMNFGASCAAAFACSGKLSDRQTLLDIASEIPKSEFGKAESLRLVKHMDEDWKCSTACGQHMSYQVAIVPTRICVEPISTVGLGDTISAAIFLRELELNF from the coding sequence ATGAATATCCTCTGTGCCTACAATGCAAATATAGATTCCATAGTCCACATTGATTGTGAGGAACTTTCCCGAATGCTCGGAGGGAATACGGATATTCAGGCAAAATTGGAAAATCCTCCAGGTTCCATATCCTCTAAATCAGACTTTTTTGCAGGCTTGCTTTTATGTATGCGTGATGGTACCGGTGCTGAATGGCTGATCCATGATGCAGAAGTTTTTGAATGGCTAAGACTGACGTTCTTCAACGATTCCCTGATGAGGATGGGTGGTAACATGGGTATAATGGCCAATGTTCTCTCTGAACTTGGCGCTTCAAAGGTGGTGCCTAATGTTGCAAGTCTCTCAAAGCTACAAGCTTCCTTTTTTTCTCATAAGGCAATCTTTCATCCTTATAATGGAAAGCTGTACAGCAGTAGGGAAATAGGAAATATCCTGCCAGCCGGGAATAACAGGCCGGAACTCATTCACTTTGTATTCGATTTCAAAAAAGATGACATTGTTAGATTTTCAGGTGAAACCATTTCAGTTCCAAGAGAGAACAGGTTCATAGCAACCTACGACCCCTTAAACTTCCAGCTTTACATTGATGAGCATTTCCGGGATTATTCCCTGAAACATGCAGGGGAAATGGATGGTGCTATTGTTTCCGGTTTTCATATGCTGCAGGAAGATGGTTCCGGAAAATATGGTTATGAAGAAAGACTGGATATGGCTCTTGAACAGCTCCAAAGCTGGAAACAAGTAAGGGAAAACCTGCATATCCATGTTGAATTCGGACATTTCTCATCTGGAAAAATAGCATCATATGCATTTTCAATTCTATCTTCTATAGTTGACCGTATAGGAATGAATGAAGATGAGCTTGCCATGCTTGCCAGCATAAATGGTATGGATCCAAAACCTATACTTGCAATGGATTCTGTGGCCATTGTCGAAGCAGCCATAAGGCTTTGTGGTGATTTCGGACTCTGCAGGATGCTTGTGCATACCAGGGAATTCGTAGTTTCTGTTTCTTGCAGGAAAGAAGACGACCCTGAAATGATTATCGAAGCAATGAATTTCGGAGCTTCATGTGCAGCTGCATTTGCATGCTCCGGTAAGCTTTCTGACAGGCAAACTCTGCTGGATATAGCATCTGAGATACCGAAAAGTGAGTTTGGGAAAGCAGAATCATTAAGACTTGTAAAACACATGGACGAAGACTGGAAGTGCAGTACGGCATGCGGGCAGCATATGTCTTATCAGGTGGCTATAGTTCCGACCCGCATCTGCGTCGAGCCGATATCAACTGTAGGACTTGGGGACACAATCTCAGCCGCTATTTTTTTAAGGGAGCTTGAACTCAACTTCTGA
- the pfkC gene encoding ADP-specific phosphofructokinase, with the protein MDIADWEKRYSEAVSNVKGQLENVRGVFVAYNSNVDAMKHIKEAEIKKLIGIIGCEKIHERIVEYPREIRDPVDFMARLIIAMRDGKAAEVPTYTTDIHEWLMDNLVFDSARMGGQAGIISNLLANLGVKNVITYVPWLSREQAEYFVDSSSLLHPVIEDGKLILKHPKEAYNPEQKPKINWIIEFSKGIKFKCAGEEYAVPRDNRLIISSRPQWIRIDMSPEMYEQLSDIREDIDGAILSGYQMIREEYEDGTTYLDYVARAVNVIERLKGCNPKMRIHVEFTSIQNKVIRKALLTDIVKKHVTSLGLDTVEVANALNVLGYEELAYSVINKGENSIVSLYEGAVRLLKELELQRVHIHSLGYYICVVSKDHPLDADSHRQALLFASALAATQATLGSVRSLDDISAGLEVPVYGQGHDDLIELEKYLVRRGICTAEDFEDGCISADGHDLIIIPSKIVKDPVATVGIGDAISAGAFIALLAKMPKFNICQEKE; encoded by the coding sequence ATGGACATTGCTGATTGGGAAAAACGGTATTCAGAAGCAGTCTCTAATGTAAAGGGGCAGCTTGAAAATGTACGGGGTGTATTCGTGGCTTATAACAGTAATGTTGATGCCATGAAACATATCAAAGAAGCGGAGATAAAAAAACTCATTGGAATTATTGGATGCGAAAAGATACATGAAAGGATAGTGGAGTATCCAAGGGAGATCAGGGACCCTGTAGATTTCATGGCTCGTCTCATCATAGCCATGCGGGATGGGAAGGCCGCTGAAGTTCCAACTTATACTACTGACATTCATGAATGGTTAATGGACAACCTTGTTTTCGACTCCGCACGTATGGGCGGACAGGCAGGTATCATATCCAATCTTCTGGCAAACCTTGGTGTGAAGAATGTCATCACCTATGTTCCATGGCTTTCAAGAGAGCAGGCAGAGTATTTTGTAGATTCTTCCAGCTTGTTGCACCCTGTTATAGAGGATGGGAAACTTATTCTGAAGCATCCAAAGGAAGCATATAACCCTGAACAAAAACCAAAGATCAACTGGATAATCGAATTCTCCAAAGGCATTAAATTCAAGTGTGCAGGCGAGGAATACGCAGTTCCAAGGGACAACCGCCTGATAATATCCTCCAGGCCCCAATGGATACGGATAGACATGAGTCCTGAAATGTATGAGCAGCTCTCAGACATCAGGGAAGATATAGACGGTGCGATACTTTCCGGATACCAGATGATCAGGGAAGAATATGAGGATGGTACTACCTATCTTGATTATGTCGCAAGGGCTGTCAATGTTATAGAACGCCTGAAAGGCTGTAATCCTAAAATGCGCATACATGTGGAATTCACATCCATACAGAACAAGGTCATCCGTAAAGCCCTGCTTACCGATATCGTGAAAAAGCACGTAACTTCACTTGGTCTTGATACAGTTGAAGTTGCAAACGCCCTCAACGTACTTGGATATGAGGAACTGGCATACTCTGTTATCAATAAAGGTGAGAACAGCATTGTTTCTCTCTATGAAGGCGCAGTCAGGCTTCTCAAAGAACTTGAATTGCAGAGGGTGCACATTCACTCACTGGGGTACTATATCTGTGTGGTATCAAAGGATCATCCTCTTGATGCAGATTCTCACAGGCAGGCATTGCTTTTTGCTTCAGCACTTGCAGCAACACAGGCAACACTTGGTTCTGTAAGAAGTCTTGATGATATTTCCGCGGGTCTGGAAGTGCCTGTTTACGGTCAGGGGCATGATGACCTTATAGAACTTGAAAAATATCTTGTGAGAAGAGGCATCTGTACTGCCGAGGATTTCGAAGATGGCTGCATAAGTGCAGATGGCCACGATCTTATAATCATTCCTTCCAAAATCGTAAAGGACCCTGTTGCAACCGTGGGCATCGGTGATGCCATATCTGCAGGTGCTTTTATTGCCCTGCTTGCCAAAATGCCAAAATTCAATATATGTCAGGAAAAGGAGTAG